In one window of Macadamia integrifolia cultivar HAES 741 chromosome 2, SCU_Mint_v3, whole genome shotgun sequence DNA:
- the LOC122071984 gene encoding uncharacterized protein LOC122071984, with product MGEGGKRNFRDSFSKPVGSVSNAVENEPWLVVEVEDEVFDSGSAISSLEEEEEEGSTASTTTSITSSSSLDLTEDASSSPSQLSNGPLYELSDLMAQLPIKRGLSKHYQGKSQSFTSLASVSGLEDLAKRESPCRKRMKPCKSYGGGLETRKTCSPKAVISKKTSRGSAPSLVKRGNFMGSSRPPIPVQRNQCNRNLSFIFL from the exons ATGGGTGAAGGTGGAAAGAGAAATTTCAGAGATTCATTCTCAAAACCAGTTGGTTCTGTTTCTAATGCTGTTGAAAATGAACCGTGGCTTGTCGTGGAGGTTGAAGATGAAGTTTTTGATTCTGGGTCTGCAATATCCtcattggaagaagaagaagaagaaggttcaaCAGCATCAACAACTACTTCAATTACATCTTCGTCTTCCTTGGACTTAACAGAGGATGCCTCCTCTTCACCATCACAGCTTTCTAATGGGCCATTATATGAATTATCAGATCTCATGGCTCAGCTTCCCATCAA AAGAGGGCTTTCAAAGCATTATCAGGGGAAGTCCCAGTCTTTTACATCTCTAGCCAGTGTGAGTGGCTTGGAAGATCTTGCAAAAAGAGAGAGCCCTTGCAGAAAGAGAATGAAGCCATGTAAGAGTTATGGAGGTGGGTTGGAAACCAGGAAGACATGTAGTCCAAAGGCTGTCATATCAAAGAAAACTTCAAGGGGTTCTGCTCCTTCATTAGTTAAGCGAGGTAACTTCATGGGCAGTTCTAGGCCTCCAATTCCTGTACAAAGGAATCAATGTAACAGAAATCTTTCATTTATCTTTCtttaa